The DNA region AAAAACAAGAGCCTCCATATCTTCAATCTTTAAGCAATGCATGTTCCTGTCTTTCATTGGACCAAAAAGTTGGGCCCTGAAAACAGGTGATCGAGCTGCAAGTACCAATTTATGAGCATTGTATATCTCACCATCAACCTCAAAACTCACATCAGTCCCCTCTCCACTTTGTAGAAGCTGACCAAAATGCTGTGCTATGTTAGAAGGTGGTACTGCTATGGTGTAGATCTTGGGTGCCTCAGTATGTGATCTAACAACACCAACAGTACAATTAACTAAGAGATAATCATCTTTAAGGTAATCTGATGTCTCTAAAGCAGTTCTTTTGTAAAAACGCTTATAGCCCCTGTGCAAAGAAAACCACATCCCTGTAATTAATCATCCATAGTGTGCATTCCTGCAAAATACTATATTTTAAAGAAACGATATATAGTCTTCATGTGCACACAAAATGAAAAAAAGTAAACAAACGAGACAGAATATTAGCTTATCTATCAGATGAATCAATTTCATTACCCACTTCAATAATTATATAGTTTCTTTAAATCACTACAATATTTAATTGGAAGTTTGAACTTTTACAGTGGCCACCAACGTGAAGCTTATCCCTCCATTGAGTTCTATTCAAGACTATATCCCTTGTATTTTTCAATCAACAAAATCATTCATTATTACAATTGATAAatgttttctttggtcacactaTATCCCTTACACCGTCGAACTCTTCAAAGTATGGAATCTATTGATGTCGTTTGAACATGCCTATGTCATGTCAACCTATTTTCTCATTTTAACGCTATTGAAGGTATACCCAATTACTCTCATATAGTTTTTTTTCTTGCTATTTTATCTTTTTGCACCAGATGACAAGTAGAGATGATAAGAAAAACTAGCGTATAGCACCGAAGTAGTTTATCAATGTTCAAGAAATAAGTTCGAAAATACaacaaacaaaaattaaaaagcaaTGCAAGGCTTGTGATCAACCAAACTCACCACATACTGCCTCGGTACTTGAGTGCGTAGGGGCCGCTCTCAAGCCTCCTTCCAAAGTGGCTGTGGACCTTGTGCCGCTCCCTGCCGCTCTGATCCAGAAGCGTCAGCTCGAACAGCGCCCTGACGTCAGTCCCCTCGCTAGCCAGCGCGATGAACAGAGAAACATACGCCGCAGCGTCCTCCGCGCTCTTCCCATCGGGGTAGAAGTAAACGGCCCAGTCGTAACCCCCCACGGTGAACGTGTCCGACGTCGTGTATTTGCCGACGCCAATCCCCTTAAGCAGCGAATATCCGGAGATCTTGAAATGGTGCGATCCGTTCACGGTGTCCGTGACGGACGTCGAAGCCGTCTCGGACGGAGAGGCCGCGGGGAGCGACGGCGAGGACGAAGCGGACAAGGAAGGCCAGGCGGAGGAGCAGACCCTGCCGCCACCCATCCGAGAAGAGCGAGATCGAAGCCGATCGGACCGGAATCTGTCTAGGGTTTCCAATGCGAGCAAGAAAGGAACCAGCGATGGCGAGGAGAAAGAGAGAAGGAATTGGGGGGAAGATGAAAAACTGGAAGGGAATGGGGAGATGTATTAATGGAGACCAAGCCACCCAACCACACGTTTTGTACTCCACCGAGTGATTGGTAAAAAGAGCGGGGAAAGGGACCGAGGTCCCACCGTATGAGGCGACTTCGACGAGTAAGAAGACAGTGGGAGAACACAAAGAGTTGGTTTGTTTTGGGGATAAATTGCGATCTGTTTACAGTGGCAAAAGGCGAAGCAGCTATCTAGAGCTATCAGACGGGTCAACCCGTGACGGGACGGGTCGGCCCATGACGAGCTaatcatttggcggggcggggcgggccaaacCGCCAACTTgacgggtttggcgggccaacccgcgggcccatcaaaaattttttaaaaaattaaaaaatatttcatatcttcaacattttacttcgaaaaagttttctacaattaaatatatacataaacatgtatttaaatataaatgaacacaaacgagtacttatgttggatgaaaagtactatttttatttcaaaattataacaaagaaagataataaattgacctaaaacttaatttacatgtgtttttcaacccgcgggccaacccaagcccgagcgggtcgacccgcgcgggtcgcgggcctaggcgggtcgaccCACGGCGGACttaggttgataaaatttcaacccaacccgcttaaattgtttggcggggcgggtcAACTCGACGGACCCAACCCAAATTAACAGCTCTACAGCTATCTGTCTACAACGAGAATTAAATCCACAAACTACAATTTCCTGCGAGCATTCAAATAACGCATCTTTGTTCAGCAAAATTATACCCCAGAAACGGGGCTCCAAATCAACCATACAGATATTCGAATCCGAATCGGGTTTCTCCTCCTCCAAGTCGCCATATCGTCCGTCCTTATTTTAGTACAAGACAAGTTGCAATTGCTAATTACATCCCTTGGCCAGCAACAAACTACTTATTTTTACTGTAAGACAAATTGCAATTGCTAATTGCATTGCTCGGCCAGCAACAAATAACTCTTACACCTGCATCACTGAGCTGATGATACGCAACGGCACTACTTTGACAAAACTTTGCAGATGTTATCTTTTGGTTCCCAGGAGCGGTTCCACCAAACTTACTTGATGCCGGGGAGTGTACGAATCTCCTTCGGTGGGTTTCTTTAGGATGCCCGGCGGATGCTGCCCTTGCCTATTTAGAGCCCCCTGAAAGAGAGGAATGATTCATTGTAAGATTACTGCACTGCATGAGGCTTGAGCTACATTCGAACAAAACCAAATAAACTGAATTCTAACAAAACTGAAATTCTTTGTAGTACAGCTTGGTTCAGTGTTATAAATACTAATGCTTATAAAGTTAGTTTAAAACATTACTTTGGGTTGGTTCTGTTCAAAAGTATGACACCAGAACTAAACTGAAATTTTACATAGAAAACCTCAAGTTCTTTTTGTGTGAAACTAAATAATGGTCACTCATAAACCTAGATCTTCTAAAAAATTGTAAGCTCAAAGTTGAGAACAGGGAAAGTTTGGCTAGATACTAATCTTCATATGATTTTCTCAGATTTTTAAGCTGATCTTGTGGTTTTAACTTGAAATTTTGAAGATACTCACCACTGATTTTTGTTTAGTTAACCTCCTATAAGACGGAGCACGTGCAACTGAAGAAGCAGCAGCGGCAGCAGCCACACGTATCCTGAAAACTGATCTTTAAACTACAGGGGTGAAAGAGAGAAAACATATTGCCAAAATCATCTCATGTGATACCTTTTATGAACATCAACATATTCGTCTGTCTCATCAACTATCTCCTCCTGCATGTGGAATATTTTGTTTGCGGTTAACATAAAACAAAAATGAGGTCAACTGTATTCCACTCAGTGGTATATTTAACATCCAACTGCTACCCAAAGAGAGCAATCTAGCGCATAGAATGAATGAAACTAATGATGCCATGTCAAGTGTGAAGATTTTTGACTTTACCTGTAGGAGTTCCTCAAAAACGTCCTCAAGTGTGATGATCCCAATAACTTCTCCCTCTTCAGTATCTTCTGTCAATCGAGAAACTATCTTTGCTTCCGCATCATTCTGTAGCAAAGCTGTGGGTTTATTTTCAAACCTATCAATGTTGATAAAAACATTGTCCAAGGTTTCATTGGCTTTAGACAACAAAGGGGTTGTGACATTGGATTCAACACTCAATTCCTTATTTTCTCGAAATTTTTCACCATCAACAGGTGGAGTGCTCTTAGGTTTCCCTTTAGATTTGACAACAGCAGCCATATGACTGCTTCCTTTCTGAAATTCATTCAGTATGTCATATAGAGGCATATCTGCAGGCACTCTGAAAATTCCAAATATGAGAACATCATTTCATTAACATGAAACAAGAATATACAACAAGGTACCTAGGGATTCTTCTAATTGATATAGCACTGACAGGGGTTTCAGTTTCAGGTCGAACTGTAAGAAGACTCTTCACCTGATATAACAAGCAAAGTACCACATGAGATCAGACAAGCACAAATTTAAAAGGTTGATGAAACAAATATGAAACTGTGAAAAAAGGAAATGATAACTTGTACCCACCAACAAAAGGCCTATAATATTCTTTGGGTTCCCTGAATAGACAGGGACACGACTGTGGCCTCGAGCAAGAATCTTGCCAATAGCCTCCCTGCAATAGAAACAATTTTCCATAATCACAGGCATTGTACATAGTAATGAAAgtaccaaaaaaataaataaaatacaactAATCTAAACAGGTTACTATAAGTCTCATCATCTCTCAAGTCTAACAACCACTCTAAGGTTCATGACTTAGGAAATatagtcccctcggatgggtctagtggctagcacatgaggtgttgccaccaatgaggtctggggttcaaatctcggcaaagccgaggtaaatgcctctcttatgtgctagtcactattccaaaggctagtagccgcccgtaatttacctcctccgtgttggccctgggacgggttggcggggggggcgctgggggcgagcgtattcgccttttgccaccaatgaCTTAGGAAATATAGTtccctcgggacggtctagtggctagtccatgaggtgttgccaccatgataTCTGAGAttcaaatctcggcaaagccgaggtaaatgtctcccttatgtgctagtcactattccaaaggctagtagccgcccgtgatttacctcggccctgggacgggttgacgggggcgctgagggcgagcgtattcgccttttgccaccatgatttAGGAAATATAGCCCCGGTTGAGTTGTCTAGTGCAGGACAGAGTTACTACCATAGGGCAAGGATTTGAATCTCGCAAAGCTGAGGAAAAAAAGCCCTTCCCACACTAGCCAACTACAGTTTCCCGATTTACCTCCTCATAGATGGTCGTGGAGCCGACCGTGTGGGGCCACTGGGATGACCAATTCCACCTTTTTTGCTACCGTGACTTGGGAAATATAGCAATTTTGAAAGAGCACGGATACCTTATGCTGGTGTTTAATTTAAACTCCATCAAACGTTTTCCATTGTATTATTTCTTCCACCCCTAACATATGAAAACTGTCCTTCCAGCTATACAGTATAGTTTGAAGCCACAAGTTTAAAATGCAGTAAGCCAAGATGGCTCATCATGTCACAGTTATTTTAGATTCCTATACAAAAACAAGTCGATGCTGTATTGGTTTGATTTCTTTGCTAAAAGAATGGGACTTCTGCATGTAGCGTGATGCACCTGAATAAATTTGAAACAGTTGAAACTAGAAaccaataataaatcaaaatgcctTCTTAGAATTTCTCCCTTGGAAAATAAAGGTTAAGAAAGAGACGATTTATATATATGTGCAGAGTCTCACCAGTCTAACTTTGAATTGACGTCCAAGGAAAAGGTAGACTCAATGGGTGTCATAGCTGCCTCAGCTGTCTGTACATACGGTCATATCATTAGAAATTTAAATTCCTAAATTTACGATAAAATTTTAGACAAGACAAAACAAGGTACCATGGCCAACAAATAATTCTGAATTACAGAAAATTAGAAAGTATAGCGTCAAAGAAGTAGCATAGCACTTACCTTCTTGCTtaaccaattaaaattatattctaACTCGACAACTAGACATGCATGatccacatatttaaaattaCTGATTAAATTAATAGTTGTCATCAGACATGAGCACTACTGTTGGCTATCACTCTgtataaagaaaatatatatatattccttgaGGATACACACAAATCCCTGGATACCAGTGTACCAAAATCAATGGGTCAATATAACCACCCTCAAATGAAAAATTACCATCTTATCATAATTTCAGAAGAACCAGTTAAACTAATGAATATCATCATCCAATAAATCCTAAAATCAGCTGTCAAGAGCAGGAACAAGACACTGATGCGAATGTTGGCCATTGAACCAAAGAGAGAGTATCCCATTGCATTTACAAATATCTGGCTCTTTTAAGTAGAGACAACAATaaatttccttcttttttttatgAGGCACCAGCTATAGTAGAAATGTACAAAATTATATTGTATTATTAAAGTAGAACAATTACACTCATACATATAGGATTCTCGCATAACAGCCAATGTGGAGATTAGTCATTAACTTTAATGCCTACATATAATTATTAGCTCTAACACTCCTTTCAAGTTGGAGCATAAATATTGATCATTGTCCAATTTATTACACAAAATAGAAAATTCCATAATATAAAATAACATCAAAAGAGGGACAAAAACTTTATTATCAACTATAAGAGAAATGTTAGAACAAATCAATAACAACTAGTTATCTTGTTCggattcaattaaaattttatattggaaatatatgaaaaagattatgggtttaaaaggatgtaaggatgtaagatatctttattggcatgaggtcttttgggtaagcccaagagcaaagtcataagggcttagacccaaagtggacaatatcatgtcattatggagatatgtgaacatccttccgtcgcaacaaatggtatcagagtcatggtcaagactagatgtcatgtggggtggccttgaacaAAATTGAGGgtaggcccggagtaggtcaggggACCGGATGCTTACGGGTAAGGttcgaagtaggtcaaggtgaccgaatgctcACGGAGAGGCTTAGAACAGGTCAAGAATGACTGGATATTCACGGAGAGGCTCAGACCATGAGAATAATGATagtccttcatttgaggggaggattgttgaaattcaattaaagtctcacattggaagcatatggaaaagatcatgggtccATTGGCATgggaccttttgggtagagtcgaagagcaaagccatgagggcatagacccaaagtagacaatatcatgtcattgtggagatatgtgaacatccttcggtcacaacaaatggtatcagaatcATAGTCCAGACCAAATGTCATATGGAgcggccttgaacgaagttgagagtgGGCCCAAAGCAAATCAGGATGACCGAATGCTTTCGAGAAAGACCCGAAACTCAAGATGACCGAATGCTCGCGAGGAGGCctgaagtaggtcagggtgactagATGCTTCAGGCCTTTACCGCAAGCATCCAGCcatcctgacctgctccgagctcaccctcaacttcgttcaaggccaccccacatggCATCTGGTATGGATCATGGCTCTGACATCATTTGTTGCAACCAAAGAATGTTCACATAtatccacaatggcatgatattgcccactttgggcttaagccctcatgACTAGGGATGGCAATGAGGCGGGGCGGAGGCGGGTTTGTCATTCCCATCCCGGCCCCAttctcattttttcgggttcggggattccccgaacccgaacccacggggatCAAATCTCCATCCCCGCCTCattcccaaatttaatttatattattatcattattatttaataattattattaatgataatattaatattgatatcaataataataatattattattaataatattattaatattgatatcaataataataatattattattaataatattttcaaaaaatttaatattaatattaacactattattaatacttttttaaaaaaaacatattattattttttaatattaataataataatattcgggacgGATTCGGGGATGGAGATAGTATTCCTATACCCGCCCTGAACCCGCcacatccccgaaaaatcggggatccccatccacatttcgggttttccccgcggggccccaaacccgcgggaAAAATTGCCATCTCGACTCATGGCTTTGCTATTCGACTCTACCCAAAATGCCTTGTTCCAATGGAAATATCTtatatccttttaaactcatgatcttttccatatgtttccatgtggaactttgattgaatcccaacaatcctcccctcaaacaaaggaccattaTTATTCTCATGGTCTGGGCCTCCAACGTGAACATCCAGTTACTCTTGACATGTTCTaggcctccccgcgagtatccaGTCATCCTAACCTGCTTCGAGCCTTAcccgcaagcatccagtcatcctaaCCTGCTCCAGGCCAATCCTCAACTTCAATCAAAGCCACCCCATATGGCATCTAGTCTAaaccatagctctgataccatttcttgtgcccaaaggatgttcacatatctctataacggtatgatattgtccactttgtgtaagtacccgtggtagttttgatgtgatcgaccaagtcaagttaagtcctgttatattttgatgccctgtgtttgagtgtacaggaacttaggagcacaggaagtcgagcgaaagacgcagctagcgagaaggatggcacgggagagagtcgacgggctcggtgcatctgaggtacGAGGAGTTGCGGAAGAGAcgctggcgaacgagaaggaagcgcgtgacggttccaagggacgagaagctagagcagaAGGTTGCACAAGAAGGCCAgaaaataggttcgggtgagctctattccagatagtcaaaatcacccaagcgagcagagccgaaGCGGAAGTCGGACGAAAAGCCAACTTGCTGTTACTATGATCCAGGATCCTAGAGTGATTCCAGCCGCCCAGACCACTTCAGGTGCCGAGGGCGCCCTCAACTGCGGATCATATTTAACAAGATTCGAGCACCCGGAGCGAGTCTAGGTGCCTGAACTAGAAAGTTTATCGAAACACCACCTATTGCGATCCGGTgcgacgtggataaagttttatccacgtctaggcgcctggaacccttccaggtgccccaatTAGGGCGATAAATACAGCCCTGATCCTAGTAgctaaacacaacacttgtaaacgatatactttcagtttagctttgtaatttagTGCTTTAACttctgtaagaggcttttccgcccgaaggagactttagtgagcttttaacgtcttggattaacaatctcctaattgcaaaccaagtaaaagatctgTCTCTTCCTTTTTAATTAGCTTCTTAATTCTGTTTATGCAAGTAtttattaaattagcttgaaaagTCAAGAAAGGTTTGCATTtttattttcaggcaattcacccccctcttgctggctgCAAGagaccaacaagtgatatcagagctcaatcgcttcagaaggactaaccgtcaaccGAAGCACAGAAGATGATAGCCGGACCAAGCATcaatccaccaaaattcgagggggagttcgcgaactagaaaaagaagatggaggtatttttcaaaatagattttgaattattaataataatgaagtatggttttgtagcaccaaaggacaaagaagaacatcattggacgaaaaaggagtaagccgacttcgtggcaaatggcaaGGCAGAAATCCatctgctgagcgtgttaccgtcACAAGAGgtcaaccggatcggagcctacgaTCAGCCAAAGAGCTCTGGAataaattcctggaactacacaaaAGGACCTCGAAGGCAAAACTCGCAAGATGAGACCTGCTCCGAAACCATATCAGCAACCTCCggttagaagaaggcgaaaccgtcgcacacctccacttaagatcaaagaactcatcatcggactcacgaatctcagagaaaaggtaaccaatggGGATTTGCTAAAGTacgcgcttaatgcatttcctagaactcCTGAATGGTCAACCTAGTAGATGATATTTCATCTTTAGGGACTTAGAGGAAAGTTATTTATAGGAATTGTTTTCGACATTTGAAATTCACGAATCTAGATATGGAGATATAAAGACGAGGACGATGCAAAACATTGCTCTAAAggtaaaaatggatgaaccagagTTCGAAACATCCCTTGACAATAACGAAATGAcgttcatggtaaggaaattcaaaaaaatttaaggctaataagtttaatcaagtgtagggtaaaagaaggaaaagaaaggtaagatgctaccactgcaatgaagaagggcatgtcaaaagACAACTGTCCAAAATTAAAGAACAAGGAGAAGGACAAGAAGCCGACCCAAACAAAGCACAGAAACTTAAAGGTGACGTGGAACAAAAACGTCGTCAGAGTCAGAGATCGAAGTCCACGTcggacttgcgttgatggcaagccaccaagaagaagaagacaaagcgagttcatctgaaatgagcatcgaaaggaTTGAAGAAGGGGAAGCAACGTCACAAGAGCGCAACTctacagggggagcatcagaaattgacaaggtaagtcagatacggtctctacctcctgacccgttatttaaatttattaaaattatataaaaaatt from Zingiber officinale cultivar Zhangliang chromosome 4B, Zo_v1.1, whole genome shotgun sequence includes:
- the LOC121975981 gene encoding DUF21 domain-containing protein At4g14240-like, which produces MHGINAAVVARMLTAIATPAGNDGAVLLKGEDIPFGSFAWYAYAGISCFLVLFAGIMSGLTLGLMSLGLVELEILHRSGTPVEKKQAATILPVVQKQHQLLVTLLLCNAVAMEALPLYLDRIFNPYVAIVLSVTFVLAFGEVIPQAICTRYGLAVGANLVWLVRILMIICYPIAYPVGKILDCALGHNESALFRRAQLKALVSIHSKEAGKGGELTHDETTIISGALDLTEKTAEAAMTPIESTFSLDVNSKLDWEAIGKILARGHSRVPVYSGNPKNIIGLLLVKSLLTVRPETETPVSAISIRRIPRVPADMPLYDILNEFQKGSSHMAAVVKSKGKPKSTPPVDGEKFRENKELSVESNVTTPLLSKANETLDNVFINIDRFENKPTALLQNDAEAKIVSRLTEDTEEGEVIGIITLEDVFEELLQEEIVDETDEYVDVHKRIRVAAAAAASSVARAPSYRRLTKQKSVGALNRQGQHPPGILKKPTEGDSYTPRHQVSLVEPLLGTKR
- the LOC121975980 gene encoding BTB/POZ and MATH domain-containing protein 1-like, coding for MGGGRVCSSAWPSLSASSSPSLPAASPSETASTSVTDTVNGSHHFKISGYSLLKGIGVGKYTTSDTFTVGGYDWAVYFYPDGKSAEDAAAYVSLFIALASEGTDVRALFELTLLDQSGRERHKVHSHFGRRLESGPYALKYRGSMWGYKRFYKRTALETSDYLKDDYLLVNCTVGVVRSHTEAPKIYTIAVPPSNIAQHFGQLLQSGEGTDVSFEVDGEIYNAHKLVLAARSPVFRAQLFGPMKDRNMHCLKIEDMEALVFKALLHFIYWDSLPDMEDFVGLNVKCASTLMAQHMLAAADRYALDRLKLLCEAKLCEDVAINTVATTLALAEQHHCFQLKSVCLKFVALPENLRAVMQTEGFEHLKLSCPSILAELLEYVVRIGENSVVYTKDTLDGSDANGRRVKPRL